The Bacteroidales bacterium genome has a segment encoding these proteins:
- a CDS encoding exonuclease domain-containing protein, producing the protein MKLKLNKPIAFFDLETTGLSIATDRIVEISIVRESTNGVRDIKTMLINPTIPIPPLVTAIHGIGDDDVKDCPTFADIAPELNHFLENCDLAGYNSNKYDIPLLVEEFLRAGIEFNLAGRRFVDVQNIFHKMEQRTLRAAYKFYCGKEIENAHSAEADTLATYDILLAQIERYQDADYVDNHGKKSKPVVNDIQALHDFSYKSNNVDLVGHIVYNEKNVEVFNFGKHKGKPVEEVFQKEPSYYDWMSKAEFPLSTKRVINAIKLRGFNNSSVKINPK; encoded by the coding sequence ATGAAGCTGAAACTCAACAAACCCATAGCTTTTTTTGACCTGGAAACCACAGGTTTAAGTATTGCCACCGACCGTATTGTGGAAATATCCATAGTACGCGAAAGTACCAATGGCGTAAGGGATATCAAAACTATGCTTATCAACCCCACAATACCCATTCCGCCCTTGGTAACAGCCATCCACGGTATCGGCGATGATGATGTAAAAGATTGCCCGACCTTTGCCGACATAGCTCCCGAACTGAACCATTTCCTTGAAAATTGCGATTTAGCAGGGTATAACTCAAATAAGTATGATATTCCCTTATTGGTTGAGGAATTTTTGCGTGCAGGCATTGAATTTAACCTTGCAGGCAGAAGATTTGTTGATGTGCAGAATATCTTCCATAAGATGGAACAACGGACGCTTAGGGCCGCCTACAAATTTTACTGCGGAAAAGAAATAGAAAATGCACACTCGGCCGAGGCAGATACCTTGGCAACATACGATATTCTGTTGGCGCAGATTGAAAGATATCAGGATGCAGATTATGTTGACAATCATGGCAAAAAAAGCAAACCTGTTGTGAACGACATACAGGCACTGCATGACTTCTCATACAAGTCAAATAATGTGGACCTTGTAGGGCACATAGTGTATAACGAAAAAAATGTGGAAGTATTTAATTTTGGTAAGCACAAAGGAAAGCCTGTGGAAGAAGTGTTTCAAAAGGAGCCTTCCTATTACGACTGGATGTCAAAAGCCGAATTCCCGCTTTCAACAAAAAGGGTTATCAACGCCATCAAACTCAGAGGGTTTAATAATTCTTCGGTAAAAATAAATCCCAAATGA